Genomic window (Flavobacteriales bacterium):
GTGAGGGAGGCGAGGGAGGTCAGGGAGGTAATGGATGTGAAGGAGGTGAAAGGGCGGACCATGTTGGACAGGTTCAAAGTCCTTAGCCAACTTTGCACGCTTCAACGAACGAAGGGATCATGAACGAGCGGACATTGGCCTGGGCATCGGGCATCTTATTGCTGGCCGTGGCCTTGGGCGCTTTCGGCGCGCACGGCATACAGGACCACGTGGATGCACAGGCCTACCACAACTGGACCACGGCGGCCCAATACCAGTTCTACCACGGCTTGGCCCTGCTTGGCTTAGCGGCGCTGGAAGGGCGGCTGGCCTCACGTCTGGTGAGCTTCGTGCGTATCATCTTTCTGGTGGGCATCCTTTGCTTCTGCGGTTCGCTTTATCTTTTGGCGGCGCGGGATATCCTTGGTATCCAAGGGCTTGTCAAGGTGCTGGGGCCGATCACCCCGCTGGGCGGACTGATGTTCATGGTAGGCTGGGGAGCGCTCCTGATAGGTTCTTTCCGGAAACCTTGAACTGATGCCGGTCACCCCCCT
Coding sequences:
- a CDS encoding DUF423 domain-containing protein, with translation MNERTLAWASGILLLAVALGAFGAHGIQDHVDAQAYHNWTTAAQYQFYHGLALLGLAALEGRLASRLVSFVRIIFLVGILCFCGSLYLLAARDILGIQGLVKVLGPITPLGGLMFMVGWGALLIGSFRKP